A single Ignavibacteriales bacterium DNA region contains:
- a CDS encoding choice-of-anchor A family protein yields the protein MNNSFISFVLFALISVHSFADVQSIATVSGTHKGVNVTLPAPFSKTVFAGTFNATIDGNPTNLYCIDLANLIAYNQQYQDVSSTDSMLTYILNNYYPFKPYPYTGSASTVEKEAAAVQLALWHYADGLNVAGVTGANDVRTRALDIIADANLHAHVLSLQSFFVDIPAQSFAIGSPISFTVQAFDNMGIAMPNVTITLSTTSGTLSSTTTVTGPTGVSPVLTIIPGVGVTNATISVSGTVGIPAGTKYYHVADPNGKQKLILATPTIAARTIHRTITWFNQIDLVVNKAVDQIVANNGDIISYRITVKNTGSANAEGVEVSDQLADIFDFVSAVPSGVYNPATGIWTAGNISAGDSAVLLLQVQVDYSNVAAASFNFGAAALFNLFVLDTLIQPSADTQGKLAVGGIANLTGYSVGDQLPPNSGDVLVVGNHLTYMIGRVYNGRAVYQNYITSTIGFSADGGIFQDSVINFPAAKLHLQNLSVQLATLSQSGSVYHTGMQISLVGTNPDLNVFYLDGSLLLGSNQLNIDVPVNSTVLVNVSGDSTRMFGGIFLTGAVQENILFNFYEAEKLHISGINVTGSVLAPFAALDFPAGIITGQTMVRCMYGSGQFNLAPFTGNLTRDTTIANFAEVISASQGNMPGFFNAPGSMAMLFSSGVTGINSEAASPGEYNLDQNYPNPFNPSTEIRFSVGNPGSVTLQVYDVLGNKVADLVNGYREAGSHSVNFNASGLSSGTYFYVLKANGTVLSRKMALLK from the coding sequence ATGAACAACTCATTTATTTCTTTTGTGTTATTCGCTTTAATTAGCGTTCATTCGTTTGCTGATGTGCAAAGCATTGCAACGGTATCCGGCACTCATAAAGGGGTGAATGTTACGCTGCCGGCTCCTTTTAGCAAGACAGTGTTTGCCGGCACTTTTAATGCCACCATTGACGGCAATCCAACAAACTTATACTGCATAGATCTCGCAAACCTGATAGCGTATAATCAGCAATATCAGGATGTGTCATCTACGGACAGTATGCTTACCTACATTCTCAACAATTATTATCCCTTCAAACCCTACCCCTACACGGGTTCTGCCTCAACCGTGGAAAAAGAAGCTGCGGCGGTTCAGCTCGCTTTATGGCATTATGCTGATGGTTTGAATGTTGCGGGAGTTACAGGCGCTAATGATGTAAGAACCAGGGCGCTTGATATTATTGCAGACGCAAATCTTCACGCACATGTGCTTAGTCTTCAATCATTTTTTGTTGATATTCCTGCTCAGTCATTTGCAATAGGGAGCCCCATCAGTTTTACCGTACAGGCGTTTGACAACATGGGTATTGCAATGCCGAACGTTACCATTACGCTTTCAACTACTTCGGGTACGCTTAGCAGCACAACAACCGTAACGGGACCCACTGGTGTTTCACCAGTTCTTACGATAATCCCAGGCGTCGGAGTCACCAATGCAACTATTTCCGTTTCAGGTACGGTTGGAATTCCGGCCGGTACAAAATATTATCATGTAGCAGACCCAAACGGAAAGCAGAAACTTATTCTGGCAACTCCAACTATTGCCGCACGTACCATCCACAGAACCATCACCTGGTTCAATCAGATTGATCTGGTTGTTAACAAAGCTGTTGATCAGATTGTCGCAAACAACGGAGATATCATCAGCTATAGAATCACCGTAAAAAACACCGGCTCTGCTAATGCTGAAGGTGTTGAAGTATCAGATCAGCTGGCTGATATTTTTGATTTCGTTTCAGCCGTGCCTTCAGGTGTATATAATCCGGCCACAGGTATCTGGACTGCCGGCAACATCAGCGCGGGTGATTCCGCAGTGCTTCTTCTTCAGGTGCAGGTAGATTATTCAAATGTTGCGGCCGCTTCATTTAATTTTGGCGCCGCAGCCCTATTTAATCTTTTTGTTCTTGATACCTTAATTCAGCCCTCTGCTGACACTCAGGGTAAACTTGCCGTAGGCGGAATCGCAAACCTGACCGGCTATAGTGTTGGTGATCAGCTTCCTCCAAATTCAGGTGATGTGCTTGTTGTGGGTAATCATCTTACCTATATGATCGGACGTGTATATAACGGAAGAGCTGTCTATCAGAATTATATTACTTCAACAATTGGATTCTCGGCTGATGGCGGCATTTTTCAGGACAGCGTCATAAACTTCCCCGCCGCAAAGCTGCATTTACAAAATCTTTCGGTTCAGCTTGCCACTCTTTCGCAATCAGGTTCTGTTTATCATACCGGAATGCAGATAAGTCTGGTTGGCACCAATCCTGATCTGAATGTATTTTATCTGGATGGCAGTTTATTGCTTGGTTCAAATCAGTTAAACATAGATGTTCCCGTAAATTCTACCGTGCTGGTTAACGTAAGCGGTGACAGCACCCGTATGTTTGGCGGAATTTTTCTTACCGGAGCAGTGCAGGAAAATATATTATTCAATTTTTATGAAGCAGAAAAACTCCATATTTCAGGTATCAATGTAACCGGATCAGTACTTGCTCCTTTTGCAGCCTTAGATTTTCCGGCTGGAATAATTACGGGTCAGACAATGGTTCGCTGCATGTATGGTTCAGGTCAGTTTAATTTAGCTCCTTTTACCGGAAACCTTACGCGTGATACCACCATCGCAAATTTTGCTGAAGTAATCTCAGCTTCACAGGGTAACATGCCTGGCTTCTTTAATGCACCCGGCTCAATGGCGATGTTATTCTCATCCGGCGTTACCGGAATAAATTCTGAAGCTGCCTCACCGGGTGAATACAATCTGGATCAGAATTACCCGAATCCGTTTAACCCGTCAACTGAAATCAGATTCTCTGTTGGTAACCCTGGAAGCGTAACGCTTCAGGTTTATGACGTGCTCGGCAATAAAGTAGCTGATTTAGTAAACGGATACCGCGAAGCCGGAAGCCACTCTGTAAACTTTAACGCAAGCGGTCTCAGCAGCGGAACCTACTTCTATGTTCTTAAAG
- a CDS encoding DUF4160 domain-containing protein: MCIFAPMSIINTPNFSIHVWGFDHPPPHCHVRFKDGSSVCVTIPFIEPMYGATISYAVRKAIEDNLDEIVDYWDALHPIRQPKRKNKTKLK; the protein is encoded by the coding sequence ATGTGTATATTTGCACCCATGAGTATAATTAATACACCAAATTTTAGCATTCATGTATGGGGGTTTGATCATCCCCCGCCGCATTGCCACGTCCGTTTTAAGGATGGTTCAAGTGTATGTGTGACTATACCTTTTATTGAACCAATGTATGGGGCTACAATAAGTTATGCAGTGAGAAAAGCAATTGAAGATAATCTTGACGAGATTGTGGATTACTGGGATGCCTTACATCCAATTAGACAACCGAAGAGAAAAAATAAAACGAAACTAAAATGA
- a CDS encoding ImmA/IrrE family metallo-endopeptidase, translating into MIRWTNTSYQKIRHAKFANENVVVIFENGDIIEVPIETLIPFDVRNIEWNKLHYNPFEIIIPASPHSLEIPWDKLRVMTDKDFAKYLANKSEEQAKLIGVKIKRLRERNNLSSKNLAERAGVSAQTISRIEKGHTDVSFGTLRKILAAMGFSLKDLANQEIELEMEKTQKSFNVLLKRLSYAGIDSNFLTRKIIPARIQFALNAQPQSEPAMLLDEAASYVSTIYGWTLNEIWGKENLVLGPEPAEMAFFKKPTNANENQVKAYSHYAFYLAKVVLKAFNQKNSIEYPYSIEEFKNEYFKNYQNIDLIALLEFVWNMGICVLPLSDSGVFHGASWNIEGRHVVVLKQNTQSHARWIFDLLHELYHVFMHLDKVNTSVVEVQEMNPFSNNESMEELEANSFANQVIFGGRAEVLTEKCVTLAKYDIKNLAKAVSHIAKRERVREDFLSNYLAFRLSYQGENWWSTANKMQVTEPNPFTVASDFLKEKIQIQKLTPMDFSLLNSALAN; encoded by the coding sequence ATGATACGCTGGACCAATACCTCATACCAAAAAATCAGGCATGCAAAATTTGCCAACGAAAATGTTGTTGTGATTTTTGAAAATGGAGACATTATTGAAGTTCCTATAGAAACTTTAATTCCGTTCGATGTTAGGAACATTGAATGGAATAAATTGCATTATAATCCATTTGAAATTATTATTCCTGCAAGCCCACATAGTTTAGAAATTCCTTGGGATAAACTAAGAGTAATGACGGACAAAGATTTTGCAAAATATCTAGCTAATAAGTCTGAAGAGCAGGCGAAACTTATAGGAGTTAAAATTAAACGTCTTCGTGAACGAAATAACCTAAGCAGTAAAAATCTTGCAGAAAGAGCTGGTGTTTCAGCACAAACAATTTCGAGAATTGAAAAGGGACACACTGATGTAAGCTTTGGAACTCTTCGTAAAATACTTGCCGCAATGGGTTTTTCATTAAAAGATTTAGCAAATCAGGAAATAGAACTAGAAATGGAAAAAACTCAAAAGAGCTTCAATGTGCTTCTGAAAAGATTGAGTTATGCAGGGATTGATTCAAATTTTCTGACACGTAAAATTATTCCAGCAAGAATACAATTTGCATTGAATGCCCAACCGCAAAGCGAACCCGCAATGTTACTTGATGAAGCCGCAAGTTATGTTTCTACTATTTATGGTTGGACACTAAACGAAATTTGGGGTAAAGAAAACTTAGTATTAGGACCCGAACCTGCTGAAATGGCTTTCTTTAAGAAACCAACAAATGCTAATGAAAATCAAGTAAAAGCATACTCTCATTATGCGTTTTACTTAGCAAAAGTTGTTTTGAAAGCATTTAACCAAAAGAACAGTATTGAATATCCTTACAGTATAGAAGAATTTAAGAATGAATATTTCAAGAATTATCAAAACATTGATTTAATTGCACTTTTAGAATTTGTTTGGAATATGGGAATATGTGTTTTGCCGTTAAGCGATTCTGGCGTGTTTCATGGTGCATCTTGGAATATAGAAGGAAGGCATGTTGTTGTTTTAAAACAAAACACACAATCACATGCTAGGTGGATTTTTGATCTGTTGCATGAGTTGTATCATGTGTTTATGCACCTAGATAAAGTAAACACATCAGTTGTTGAAGTTCAAGAAATGAATCCATTTTCGAATAATGAGTCAATGGAAGAACTTGAAGCAAACTCATTTGCAAATCAAGTGATATTTGGAGGTCGAGCGGAAGTTCTTACCGAAAAATGTGTGACCCTTGCGAAATACGACATCAAAAATTTAGCAAAAGCAGTTTCACATATTGCCAAAAGAGAAAGGGTAAGAGAAGATTTTCTTTCAAATTATTTAGCTTTTAGATTGAGTTATCAAGGTGAAAATTGGTGGAGTACTGCAAATAAAATGCAAGTGACAGAACCAAATCCATTTACTGTTGCATCAGATTTTTTGAAAGAGAAAATACAAATACAAAAACTCACCCCTATGGACTTTAGTTTATTGAACTCAGCACTTGCAAACTAA
- a CDS encoding DUF4186 family protein: MAKKFKRVPPDIPVSDLSPLNISCGSTKCDDGLHCFKTSERTAKKFGSHGVCKECGTSLIDWKRVHLNDINDAKFIFESMKNELIRHIYWHTPIEQDAITNALKSTRNELRTHAKRILKSKIGSSKNAWDGRQTPMTGNEIVHYAQHATATCCRKCLEYWHNIKKDEDLTDEQLEFCTELAMLYIEERVPNIDDKRSEENGKS; encoded by the coding sequence ATGGCAAAGAAATTTAAAAGAGTTCCTCCAGATATTCCAGTTTCAGATTTAAGTCCACTGAATATATCGTGTGGCAGCACAAAATGTGATGACGGACTTCACTGTTTTAAAACCAGCGAAAGAACCGCAAAAAAATTTGGCAGTCACGGAGTTTGCAAAGAATGTGGTACAAGTTTGATTGATTGGAAAAGAGTCCATCTAAATGATATCAATGATGCTAAATTCATTTTCGAATCTATGAAAAATGAATTGATAAGACATATTTACTGGCATACTCCAATAGAACAAGATGCTATTACAAATGCTCTGAAATCAACTAGAAATGAACTAAGAACACATGCAAAGAGAATATTAAAATCAAAGATTGGCAGTTCTAAGAATGCTTGGGATGGCAGACAAACGCCAATGACAGGCAACGAAATCGTGCATTATGCTCAACACGCAACGGCAACTTGTTGCAGAAAATGTTTAGAGTATTGGCATAACATAAAAAAAGACGAAGATCTAACAGATGAGCAGTTGGAATTTTGCACTGAGCTTGCAATGCTCTATATAGAAGAAAGAGTGCCGAATATTGATGATAAAAGATCAGAGGAAAATGGCAAATCTTGA
- a CDS encoding radical SAM protein, whose translation MANLDTEVMSSSLRDKAIDIDRRAILITNFSGSEQEKDLTEPANCNGFGRVRHFKLDAGNDWIKNPLPILPAAKALGLKPDSQIRAQVFQNSVCNWRCWYCFVDYKLLKGDTKHASFLSCDEMVDLYLKEENPASVIDLTGGQPDLTPEWVPWMMQTLKERGLNEKIFLWSDDNLSNDYLWKYLSNKQIDLMSNYKMYSRVCCFKGIDEKSFSLNTKAEPKLFLKQFYLCQRLLQINLDLYCYITLTANTDTKFDMVVPKLLDIVQNIDEALPLRVLPLRIFNTFTPIVKRMDDGFNDMLQGQYIALAVWKKEMAKRFTAEQLNQPITEIKLKKY comes from the coding sequence ATGGCAAATCTTGATACTGAAGTTATGTCCTCAAGTCTGAGAGATAAAGCAATTGATATTGATCGAAGAGCAATATTGATTACTAATTTTTCAGGCTCAGAACAAGAAAAAGATTTAACTGAACCGGCTAATTGTAATGGCTTTGGGAGGGTTCGTCATTTTAAACTTGATGCGGGAAATGATTGGATAAAAAACCCGTTACCCATTTTACCGGCAGCAAAAGCATTAGGTTTAAAACCAGATTCACAAATTCGAGCTCAAGTTTTTCAAAATTCAGTTTGCAATTGGCGTTGTTGGTATTGTTTCGTTGATTATAAACTGTTGAAAGGTGATACAAAGCATGCTTCATTTCTAAGTTGTGATGAAATGGTGGATTTGTATTTAAAAGAAGAGAATCCTGCCTCAGTGATCGATTTAACGGGTGGACAACCTGACTTGACGCCTGAGTGGGTTCCCTGGATGATGCAAACATTAAAAGAGAGAGGATTGAATGAAAAAATATTCTTATGGTCAGATGATAATTTAAGTAATGACTACTTATGGAAATATTTAAGTAATAAGCAAATTGATTTAATGTCTAACTATAAAATGTATTCAAGGGTCTGTTGTTTCAAGGGGATTGATGAAAAGTCTTTTTCACTTAACACAAAGGCAGAGCCAAAATTGTTTTTAAAACAATTTTATTTATGCCAACGTTTATTGCAAATTAATCTAGATTTATATTGCTACATCACACTGACTGCAAACACGGACACAAAGTTTGACATGGTTGTTCCAAAATTACTGGATATTGTACAAAATATTGACGAAGCACTACCATTACGAGTTTTGCCTTTAAGAATATTTAATACGTTTACACCTATTGTAAAAAGAATGGATGATGGGTTTAACGATATGTTGCAAGGTCAATATATTGCACTAGCCGTTTGGAAAAAAGAAATGGCGAAAAGGTTTACCGCGGAACAATTAAACCAACCTATTACGGAAATTAAATTAAAAAAATATTAG